The proteins below are encoded in one region of Doryrhamphus excisus isolate RoL2022-K1 chromosome 4, RoL_Dexc_1.0, whole genome shotgun sequence:
- the sf3a1 gene encoding splicing factor 3A subunit 1, with protein sequence MPPGPVQIVQPELNKNDAAEETPATKPIVGIIYPPPEVRNIVDKTASFVARNGPEFEARIRQNEINNPKFNFLNPNDPYHAYYRHKVNEFKEGKAQEPSAAVPKVMQQTMQQTQQLPQKVQAIQEIPKEPPPEYEFIADPPSIAAFDLDVVKLTAQFVARNGRQFLTQLMQKEQRNYQFDFLRPQHSLFNYFTKLVEQYTKILIPPKGLLIKLKKEAENPKDVMDQVRYRVEWAKHQERERRKEEEEREKERVAYAQIDWHDFVVVETVDFQPNEQGHFPPPTTPEELGARILIQERYEKYGESEEVEMEVESDDENDEREVRNAGHATQPDQDTQVQDMDEGSDDDDEGMKAPLPPSNPMPPPLPPTPDQVIIRKDYDPKASKLPVPIAVSDEYLISPITGEKIPASKIPEHMRIGLLDPRWLEQRDRSIRDRQTEDEVYAPGLDIDSSLKQLAERRTDIFGVEETAIGKKIGEEEIQKPEEKVTWDGHSGSMARTQQAAQANITLQEQIEAIHKAKGLVGEDDNKEKIGPSKPSETHHMPPIPSSAPSLPKPTPPVSALPRPPTTVGPPVRTTLLSAVPVIPRPPVAPVVRLTPGQVIAPMPPMIPAPRINVVPMPPSASHMMAPRPPPMVVPATFVPAPPVPQPPSIAQVPPSHPPPPHDDEPHNKKMKTEDNLIPEMEFLRRNKGPVAVKVQVPNMQDKSEWKLNGQVLNFTVPLIDQVSVIKVKIHEATGMPAGKQKLQFEGIFIKDSNSLAYYNMNNGAVIHLALKERGGRKK encoded by the exons ATGCCGCCTGGCCCCGTTCAAATTGTTCAGCCGGAGCTCAACAAG AACGATGCAGCAGAAGAAACCCCAGCTACCAAACCCATAGTTGGCATTATATACCCACCACCAGAGGTCCGCAACATTGTTGACAAAACAGCCAGCTTTGTCGCCAG GAATGGGCCCGAATTCGAAGCAAGAATCAGGCAGAATGAAATCAACAATCCAAAGTTTAATTTCCTCAACCCAAACGACCCATACCATGCATATTACCGACACAAGGTCAATGAGTTCAAGGAAGGTAAAGCACAGGAACCATCTGCAGCTGTGCCGAAGGTTATGCAGCAGACCATGCAGCAGACCCAGCAACTTCCTCAGAAA GTGCAGGCGATCCAGGAAATACCTAAAGAACCACCTCCTGAGTACGAGTTTATTGCTGATCCTCCATCGATCGCTGCATTTGATCTGGATGTTGTCAAACTTACCGCCCAGTTTGTTGCCCGCAACGGCCGTCAGTTCCTTACGCAGCTCATGCAAAAGGAACAGAGGAACTACCAGTTTGATTTTCTACGGCCACAACACAGTCTTTTCAACTACTTCACTAAATTAGTTGAACAATATACAAAG ATTCTAATACCTCCCAAAGGCCTGCTGATAAAGCTGAAGAAAGAGGCAGAGAATCCTAAAGATGTTATGGACCAG GTGAGGTACCGTGTTGAGTGGGCAAAGCACCAGGAGcgtgaaagaaggaaggaagaggaagaaagggAGAAGGAACGAGTAGCTTATGCTCAAATCGACTGGCATGATTTTGTTGTGGTCGAGACGGTGGATTTCCAGCCTAATGAACAAG GCCACTTCCCCCCACCAACAACACCAGAGGAGCTTGGTGCCCGTATCCTAATCCAAGAGCGTTATGAGAAGTATGGTGAGAGTGAGGAGGTCGAAATGGAGGTTGAAAGTGATGATGAGAATGATGAACGGGAGGTACGAAATGCAGGCCATGCCACACAACCTGATCAAGACACACAGGTTCAGGACATGGATGAG GgatctgatgatgatgatgaaggcaTGAAAGCACCACTGCCACCGAGCAACCCAATGCCACCCCCGCTACCTCCAACCCCAGACCAAGTTATTATTCGGAAAGACTACGATCCAAAAG CTTCCAAGCTTCCAGTTCCGATTGCAGTTTCTGATGAGTATCTCATCTCGCCTATTACTGGTGAGAAGATTCCAGCCAGTAAAATACCCGAGCACATGCGTATTGGTCTGCTGGATCCGCGCTGGCTGGAGCAAAGGGATCGTAGCATTAGAGACAGGCAGACTGAAGATGAAGTGTATGCCCCTGGTTTGGATATTGATAGCAGCTTGAAACAACTGGCTGAGAGGCGTACTGATATCTTTGGTGTGGAGGAGACTGCCATTGGTAAGAAGATTGGAGAAGAAGAAATTCAGAAACCAGAGGAGAAG gtTACTTGGGATGGCCACTCTGGAAGCATGGCACGCACTCAGCAAGCAGCACAAGCTAACATCACCCTTCAAGAGCAGATTGAAGCGATTCACAAAGCCAAAGGGCTGGTGGGAGAGGATGACAATAAGGAGAAAATCGGTCCAAGCAAGCCCAGTGAAACTCACCACATGCCTCCCATCCCATCATCTGCACCCAGTTTGCCTAAGCCCACCCCTCCGGTCTCGGCACTGCCTCGCCCCCCAACCACT GTGGGCCCTCCAGTGCGTACAACTCTTCTGTCAGCTGTACCAGTAATTCCAAGGCCCCCAGTGGCTCCTGTGGTACGCCTGACTCCCGGACAAGTTATAGCACCAATGCCTCCCATGATTCCTGCTCCTCGCATCAATGTGGTTCCCATGCCGCCATCTGCATCTCACATGATGGCTCCCAGACCACCTCCCATGGTCGTTCCAGCAA CATTTGTTCCTGCTCCTCCGGTACCACAACCACCAAGTATTGCTCAGGTACCACCATCCCATCCACCGCCCCCTCATGATGATGAGCCACACAACAAGAAGATGAAGACAGAGGACAACCTGATTCCAGAGATGGAATTTCTTCGAAGAAACAAG GGTCCAGTGGCAGTCAAAGTCCAGGTCCCCAACATGCAGGACAAGTCGGAATGGAAGCTAAATGGCCAAGTGCTCAATTTCACTGTCCCGCTCATCGACCAG GTGTCTGTTATTAAAGTCAAAATCCATGAAGCTACAGGCATGCCGGCTGGAAAGCAGAAGCTCCAGTTTGAG gGCATTTTCATCAAAGATTCTAACTCTCTGGCTTACTACAACATGAATAATGGTGCAGTCATTCACTTGGCATTGAAAGAGAGAGGTGGAAGAAAGAAGTGA